The Leadbettera azotonutricia ZAS-9 genome has a window encoding:
- a CDS encoding carbohydrate ABC transporter permease: protein MGKRTIRKTREDYIINFVIYLFLGIIFFVTAYPFYLSIILSFNEGIDAANGGIYFFPRKFTLSNYQGFLTDEKWILAIGVTTVRTLLGTIVTTLFTCVVAYGLAQENLVGRKVYMTITILCLYFSGGLIPYYMVLRSLHLINSFLVYIVPSALNLFYALVAISFFQNLPKELHESAHIDGAGEIPIFFKIILPLSKPLLATIAIFTGVGHWNSWFDSAFFVQNKNLRTLGYLLMEVINRSNLNTRSQASIMAVTSNIVLTPMAVQVTAMVIAAFPIMIIYPFLQKYFITGLTVGSVKG from the coding sequence ATGGGAAAAAGAACCATAAGAAAAACCAGAGAAGACTATATCATTAATTTTGTTATCTATTTATTTCTTGGAATTATATTTTTTGTAACCGCTTATCCTTTTTATCTCTCTATAATACTTTCATTTAATGAAGGGATAGATGCCGCCAATGGGGGCATTTACTTTTTTCCCCGGAAATTCACCTTAAGTAACTACCAAGGTTTTCTTACTGATGAGAAATGGATTTTGGCTATCGGGGTAACCACTGTCCGTACCCTACTGGGTACCATTGTAACTACCTTGTTTACCTGTGTTGTGGCCTATGGCCTTGCCCAGGAAAACCTTGTAGGTCGCAAAGTGTATATGACCATAACAATACTCTGCCTGTATTTTTCAGGAGGTCTTATCCCTTATTACATGGTCTTGAGATCTCTTCACCTTATTAATTCTTTCCTTGTGTACATCGTCCCCTCGGCGTTGAACCTGTTTTACGCTCTGGTGGCAATTTCATTTTTTCAAAACCTTCCCAAAGAATTGCATGAATCGGCTCATATTGACGGTGCAGGAGAAATTCCAATTTTTTTCAAAATTATTCTTCCGCTCTCAAAACCTCTCTTAGCAACCATTGCTATTTTTACCGGTGTGGGGCACTGGAATTCCTGGTTTGATTCGGCATTTTTTGTTCAAAACAAGAATCTCCGTACCCTTGGGTATCTTTTGATGGAAGTAATTAACCGAAGCAATTTAAATACCCGGTCTCAAGCATCAATTATGGCCGTAACATCCAATATTGTTCTTACCCCTATGGCCGTACAAGTAACTGCCATGGTAATTGCT